The Triticum aestivum cultivar Chinese Spring chromosome 7B, IWGSC CS RefSeq v2.1, whole genome shotgun sequence genome window below encodes:
- the LOC123159224 gene encoding 4-hydroxyphenylacetaldehyde oxime monooxygenase, which translates to MPIPQIGWQLLPQVQMPQQWQQLLLGLSLLLPVLVLIVRSRKGLKLPPGPARLPVLGNLHQLGSLPHRSLRELARRHGPVMLLRLGATHMLVVSSASAAREVLKEHDADCCSRPACPGPKRLSYGFKNMAFAPYGEHWREMRKIFIVELLSMRRVKAAWGARQEQVDKLMAALAPNEPVALGEHIFAFTDGIIGTVALGNVYGADMLARKKHFQHVLDEAMDMLATFSAEDFFPNAAGRLVDRLTGLVARRDQLFSSLDDFFETVIEQHLDPARPKPENGGDLVDVLIDLWKQEHRGFTKDHVKAIIMDTFVGGIDTSSVTILWAMSELIRNPRVMKKAQEEIRAAVGEPRARVQPDDLPKLNYLKMVLKETLRLYPPATLLLPRETMRHVKIGGYDVPATTRVAVNAWALGRDPASWGEDADEFNPDRFEAGARHGEVDLHGAHFELVPFGAGRRICPGMAMALMNVEFALANLLCGFDWALPEGTKAEDLCMEEAGGLTFHRKTPLVLVPTPYVPPSAA; encoded by the exons ATGCCGATCCCCCAGATCGGCTGGCAGCTCCTCCCTCAGGTCCAGATGCCCCAACAATGGCAgcagctcctcctcggcctcagcCTCCTGCTGCCTGTCCTGGTTCTGATAGTGAGGAGCAGGAAAGGGCTCAAGCTGCCGCCGGGACCGGCGCGGCTGCCGGTGCTAGGCAACCTGCACCAGCTGGGCTCGCTTCCGCACCGGAGCCTGCGGGAGCTGGCGCGGCGGCACGGTCCCGTGATGCTGCTGCGCCTGGGCGCCACGCACATGCTGGTGGTgtcgtcggcgtcggcggcgcGTGAGGTGCTCAAGGAGCACGACGCCGACTGCTGCAGCCGGCCGGCGTGCCCCGGGCCGAAGCGGCTGTCGTACGGGTTCAAGAACATGGCGTTCGCCCCCTACGGCGAGCACTGGCGCGAGATGCGCAAGATCTTCATCGTGGAGCTCCTCAGCATGCGCCGCGTCAAGGCCGCGTGGGGGGCGCGCCAGGAGCAGGTGGACAAGCTCATGGCCGCCCTCGCCCCCAACGAGCCGGTGGCGCTCGGCGAGCACATCTTCGCATTCACCGACGGCATCATCGGCACGGTGGCGCTGGGGAACGTCTACGGCGCCGACATGCTGGCGCGCAAGAAGCACTTCCAGCACGTGCTCGACGAGGCCATGGACATGCTCGCCACCTTCTCGGCCGAGGACTTCTTCCCCAACGCCGCCGGCCGCCTCGTCGACCGTCTTACCGGTCTCGTCGCCCGCCGTGACCAGCTCTTCAGCAGCCTCGACGATTTCTTCGAGACGGTCATCGAGCAGCACCTGGACCCGGCGAGGCCCAAgccggagaacggcggcgacctgGTCGACGTCCTCATCGACCTCTGGAAGCAGGAGCACCGTGGTTTCACCAAGGACCACGTCAAGGCCATCATCATG GACACTTTCGTGGGTGGCATCGACACGAGCTCGGTGACGATCCTGTGGGCGATGTCGGAGCTGATTCGGAACCCGCGGGTGATGaagaaggcgcaggaggagatcagGGCGGCGGTGGGGGAGCCGCGCGCCCGGGTGCAGCCGGACGACCTGCCCAAGCTCAACTACCTCAAAATGGTCCTCAAGGAGACCCTGAGGCTCTACCCGCCGGCGACGCTGCTGCTGCCGCGCGAGACGATGCGGCACGTCAAGATCGGCGGCTACGACGTGCCGGCGACGACCAGGGTCGCCGTCAACGCGTGGGCCCTCGGTAGGGACCCGGCGAGCTGGGGCGAGGACGCCGACGAGTTCAACCCGGACAGGTTCGAGGCCGGGGCGAGGCACGGCGAGGTGGACCTCCACGGCGCGCACTTCGAGCTGGTGCCGTTCGGCGCCGGGCGGCGGATCTGCCCGGGCATGGCAATGGCGCTGATGAACGTGGAGTTCGCGCTGGCCAACCTGCTGTGCGGCTTCGACTGGGCGCTGCCGGAGGGGACCAAGGCGGAGGACCTGTGCATGGAGGAGGCCGGCGGGCTCACCTTCCACCGCAAGACGCCGCTCGTGCTTGTGCCCACCCCGTACGTGCCGCCGTCCGCCGCTTAA